A single window of Methanomassiliicoccales archaeon DNA harbors:
- a CDS encoding ACT domain-containing protein: MRLWDFGRLQGNKVKISDKLGGPLGLVDGSQVFSTVFRYSYNGSKSYEIVLSTFGPENYRTICQATFYMLDAPGACASISRFLGERNIDILNSVSLSMISDVCMVWKMLVDLSYYGDEEDLKAEFERLKVEGIPQLEKVDALEIEPSRISDRYTKGVAPASSSVRTKVVRKLTKTPSRIKDGWYEIPQDHLEMFDDLRENQPLMMVGDTDSWVLSITFLKPETELVEIGFVIPDRPGAINEITEELARLNINLVSVYTKVLVYYERMTLVVVSDISRCPMELEDLKSSLESYISSLRGSYELSSFAKIDF, translated from the coding sequence ATGAGGCTCTGGGACTTCGGTAGACTTCAGGGTAACAAGGTCAAGATCAGCGATAAGCTAGGGGGACCCCTGGGGCTGGTCGATGGAAGCCAGGTGTTCAGCACAGTTTTCAGGTACTCTTACAACGGATCGAAGAGTTATGAGATAGTATTATCCACATTCGGACCAGAGAACTATCGAACGATCTGCCAGGCTACATTCTACATGCTGGACGCCCCTGGAGCATGTGCCTCCATATCAAGATTCCTTGGAGAAAGGAACATCGACATACTTAACTCGGTATCGTTGAGCATGATCTCTGATGTCTGCATGGTATGGAAGATGCTTGTCGACCTCTCATATTACGGCGATGAGGAGGACCTCAAGGCCGAGTTCGAAAGATTGAAGGTGGAGGGCATTCCTCAACTCGAGAAGGTTGACGCCTTAGAGATAGAACCCTCTCGCATTTCTGACAGGTACACCAAGGGAGTCGCGCCTGCGAGCTCCTCAGTAAGAACGAAGGTGGTGCGCAAACTGACCAAGACCCCTTCGAGAATAAAGGACGGGTGGTACGAGATACCTCAAGACCATCTGGAGATGTTCGATGACCTTCGTGAAAACCAACCCCTGATGATGGTGGGCGATACGGATTCGTGGGTACTTTCAATTACATTTCTCAAGCCAGAGACCGAACTTGTCGAGATCGGTTTCGTTATACCGGACAGGCCAGGAGCCATTAATGAGATCACTGAGGAGTTGGCCAGACTTAATATCAATCTGGTTTCGGTGTATACCAAGGTGCTGGTCTACTACGAAAGAATGACGCTAGTGGTCGTCTCTGACATTAGTCGATGCCCCATGGAACTAGAGGATCTGAAGTCTTCCCTAGAGAGCTACATCTCCTCCCTGAGGGGCAGTTATGAACTCTCCTCCTTCGCAAAGATCGACTTCTAA
- the cdhC gene encoding CO dehydrogenase/CO-methylating acetyl-CoA synthase complex subunit beta has translation MAIEGAIIAAGYADQLLGTAIEKYGYDQVIEYPATGYELPSIYAWDGRDVGTLGDLPGALGDVRSKVKNEPSFENALIAGEVTMISAEIVEALKYIESANPYEGTPYCGFVPDRVLRELGIAFVDDTIPGAAVLVGTAEDPKELVKVVRDCQNKGMLIIATFDIIRQLRDENIQMGLDIMLYPVGEFTQAIHGLNFAIRAALSFGGVQRGDRERLYKYLSKRPKVFVLQMGPMDHIKVAAEFAVLFNGSPTITDQDIEEIPDKFVVEKDYGKLIQKAIEVRDIKVKLSPVDIPVAYGPAFEGETVRRPQTYVEAGGAAKTLAFELLKLRPESDVEDGRITVIGKDVDEMEEGSSTPLGIFVEVYGKKMQEDFESVLERRIHQFINFGEGCWHTGQRNILWIRLSKSSVAAGLRFKHFGDILITKIKEDFGNIVSRVQVTIITEEEELKKRLPEALETFEARDARIAGLVDESVDIFYTCTLCQSFAPDHVCVVTPERLGLCGAINWMDAKASNEITPTGPNQPIIKGEVIDAERGQWKGVNDAVFEFSHHKLSVFNAYTMMEEPMTSCGCFECIVGMTADMQGVIIVNREFPGMTPIGMKFSTLAGSVGGGKQTPGFIGVGRKYITSKKFIPADGGFFRIAWMPKELKESLLNELKARAEELGAPDFVDKIADETICTDAEGLMEWMMKVDHPALQMLPLIS, from the coding sequence ATGGCAATCGAGGGCGCCATCATTGCCGCGGGATATGCAGACCAACTGCTTGGCACGGCCATCGAGAAGTACGGTTACGATCAGGTCATCGAATACCCGGCCACCGGGTACGAGCTTCCTTCAATATATGCATGGGATGGAAGGGATGTTGGCACCCTGGGGGATCTGCCCGGAGCTCTAGGAGACGTTCGCAGCAAGGTGAAGAATGAGCCGTCATTCGAGAATGCGCTCATTGCTGGTGAGGTCACCATGATCTCTGCCGAGATCGTCGAGGCGCTCAAGTATATCGAGTCTGCCAATCCCTACGAGGGAACGCCATATTGCGGCTTCGTACCTGATCGCGTTCTCAGGGAGCTGGGAATAGCCTTTGTGGATGATACAATCCCGGGAGCTGCCGTGCTGGTAGGGACTGCCGAGGACCCAAAGGAACTGGTGAAAGTAGTTAGGGATTGTCAAAACAAGGGAATGCTGATAATCGCGACCTTCGACATCATCAGGCAGCTGAGGGACGAGAATATCCAGATGGGACTGGACATAATGCTTTACCCCGTTGGAGAGTTCACTCAGGCCATACACGGATTGAACTTCGCTATTAGGGCGGCACTATCCTTCGGCGGAGTGCAAAGAGGCGACAGAGAGAGGCTATATAAATACCTGTCAAAGAGGCCAAAGGTATTCGTGCTCCAGATGGGTCCCATGGACCACATCAAAGTTGCGGCGGAGTTCGCGGTGCTATTCAATGGTTCTCCCACTATCACCGACCAGGACATCGAGGAGATACCCGATAAGTTCGTGGTCGAAAAGGACTATGGGAAGCTCATCCAGAAGGCCATAGAGGTCAGAGACATTAAGGTCAAACTGTCCCCTGTTGACATTCCCGTAGCCTATGGACCTGCCTTCGAAGGCGAGACCGTTCGCCGACCCCAGACATATGTGGAGGCCGGAGGAGCGGCCAAGACATTGGCTTTCGAGCTGCTCAAGCTCCGCCCAGAAAGTGATGTGGAGGATGGACGAATCACCGTGATTGGGAAGGATGTCGATGAGATGGAAGAGGGATCCTCTACTCCGCTAGGCATTTTCGTGGAAGTCTACGGAAAGAAGATGCAGGAGGATTTCGAGTCAGTACTCGAGAGAAGGATCCATCAGTTCATCAATTTCGGAGAGGGTTGCTGGCACACGGGCCAGCGTAATATACTCTGGATAAGATTGAGCAAGAGTTCGGTGGCAGCTGGACTGAGGTTCAAGCATTTTGGTGATATCCTTATCACAAAGATCAAGGAGGATTTCGGTAACATCGTCTCCAGGGTGCAGGTGACCATAATCACCGAAGAGGAAGAGCTCAAGAAGAGACTCCCAGAGGCCTTGGAGACCTTCGAAGCTAGAGATGCCAGGATAGCGGGGCTTGTCGACGAATCGGTGGACATATTCTACACTTGCACGCTTTGTCAGAGCTTCGCTCCAGATCACGTCTGTGTGGTGACCCCTGAGAGGTTAGGATTATGCGGAGCCATAAACTGGATGGACGCCAAGGCCAGCAATGAGATCACTCCGACAGGGCCCAATCAGCCTATCATCAAGGGAGAGGTCATCGATGCGGAAAGGGGTCAGTGGAAGGGGGTCAACGATGCAGTGTTCGAGTTCTCCCACCACAAGCTCTCGGTGTTCAACGCCTACACCATGATGGAAGAGCCCATGACCTCCTGTGGTTGTTTCGAGTGCATAGTGGGCATGACGGCCGATATGCAGGGAGTCATAATCGTCAATAGGGAGTTCCCCGGAATGACCCCCATCGGAATGAAGTTCTCCACCCTCGCAGGTTCTGTTGGTGGAGGCAAGCAGACCCCAGGATTCATAGGGGTTGGAAGGAAATATATTACGAGCAAGAAGTTCATACCCGCGGATGGAGGCTTCTTCAGGATAGCCTGGATGCCCAAGGAACTCAAGGAGTCCCTCTTGAACGAACTCAAGGCCAGGGCGGAGGAGCTGGGAGCCCCAGACTTCGTAGACAAGATCGCGGACGAGACAATCTGTACGGATGCCGAGGGGCTCATGGAGTGGATGATGAAGGTAGATCACCCAGCACTCCAGATGCTTCCCCTCATCTCCTGA
- a CDS encoding acetyl-CoA decarbonylase/synthase complex subunit delta — translation MVVPIPKEKWSGKIGEVRLGATAEDGGNREKNAIVGGQTGMPFLSYENEYPNRPALAGEVVDSLEQFPELAVQEFGDAAKDPVEWAKRWVEEYGVDLICLRLISTNPEEEDTSSEEAAQLVKRMLESVPVPLVIYGCGHEEKDAKTMELVSNIGAGERLLLGHAEEDAYKSISAASMANGHSIIGFSNLDINLAKQINILLTDFGVKLDDIVADPLMAALGMGLEYSYSVNERIRLAALMGDNMLQIPMICDASVAWEAREATDDNPAYGDVNERALWWEITTGLAALISGADILILRNPRAVGVINELVADLMGGD, via the coding sequence ATGGTAGTGCCCATACCCAAAGAGAAATGGTCAGGTAAAATCGGTGAGGTCAGGCTAGGCGCCACCGCCGAAGACGGAGGAAATAGGGAAAAGAACGCCATAGTGGGAGGGCAGACAGGGATGCCCTTCCTATCGTATGAGAATGAATATCCGAACCGCCCTGCTCTTGCAGGGGAGGTCGTCGACTCTCTCGAGCAATTCCCAGAGCTGGCGGTACAGGAGTTCGGAGATGCCGCGAAAGATCCAGTGGAGTGGGCAAAGAGATGGGTCGAGGAATACGGTGTGGACCTGATCTGTCTTCGACTTATCTCTACGAACCCCGAGGAAGAAGATACTTCGTCGGAGGAGGCGGCTCAACTCGTCAAGAGGATGCTTGAATCAGTACCGGTTCCTCTAGTAATCTATGGATGCGGCCATGAGGAGAAGGACGCCAAGACCATGGAATTGGTGAGCAACATCGGTGCTGGAGAGAGGTTGCTGTTGGGGCACGCCGAGGAGGATGCTTACAAATCCATATCCGCTGCGAGCATGGCCAATGGACACTCTATCATTGGCTTCTCGAATCTTGACATCAATCTGGCAAAGCAAATCAATATTCTACTCACTGATTTCGGCGTGAAGCTGGATGATATCGTAGCCGATCCATTGATGGCCGCACTGGGCATGGGTCTGGAGTATTCTTACTCCGTTAATGAGAGGATCCGATTGGCAGCCCTCATGGGCGATAACATGCTTCAGATCCCGATGATATGCGACGCCTCAGTGGCTTGGGAGGCAAGGGAAGCCACGGACGATAACCCAGCGTACGGGGATGTCAATGAAAGAGCGCTCTGGTGGGAGATCACCACTGGATTGGCAGCACTCATATCAGGCGCGGATATCCTCATATTGCGAAATCCAAGAGCGGTGGGGGTTATCAACGAACTGGTCGCCGATCTCATGGGAGGTGACTGA
- a CDS encoding acetyl-CoA decarbonylase/synthase complex subunit gamma: MPTAIEIFKLLPKTNCGECGFPTCLAFAMQLANQKVKLDECPYVSDNAKASLEASAAPPIRLIKIGTGDGTVEIGDETELFRHEKKFFHPVAYALSVSDSLSEDDVKAKVEKANALQFERVGQMMIMDMVAIRNDSGDAAKFASAVEIASSATEKPLILLSNDAGAMSDAASKVASRKPLLHCATHENAEDMAAVAKELTCPLVVKSENGLDGLADLVVTVKGCGVEDMVLDFSPKSLKDLLEKNTIIRKHSVKKTFRGLGYPTMVDTSGSDKALAMGLIATMKYGSIVVFDELAPEHALPLYVLRQNIFTDPQVPIQVKPDIYPINNPGEDAPLMFTTNFSLTYFTVMGDIEKSKVPVWLQVVDTEGLSVMTAFAAGKLTPETVAKALSDSDAYQKSKNGKIIIPGMVTRMSGKLEELTDLKVVVGPRESSGIPKLLKSL, from the coding sequence TTGCCGACGGCTATAGAGATATTCAAGCTGTTGCCCAAGACCAATTGTGGCGAATGTGGGTTCCCCACTTGCCTCGCCTTCGCCATGCAACTTGCAAACCAGAAGGTGAAGCTGGATGAATGCCCATATGTCTCAGATAACGCCAAAGCTTCCCTGGAGGCATCGGCGGCCCCCCCTATCAGATTGATCAAGATCGGAACAGGGGATGGTACCGTAGAGATCGGGGACGAGACCGAGCTGTTCAGGCACGAGAAGAAGTTCTTCCACCCTGTGGCCTATGCGCTCTCGGTTTCAGACTCACTCTCCGAGGATGATGTCAAGGCCAAGGTCGAGAAGGCCAATGCTCTGCAGTTCGAGAGGGTTGGCCAGATGATGATCATGGACATGGTGGCAATCAGAAATGACTCCGGAGATGCGGCCAAATTCGCTTCGGCAGTGGAGATTGCCTCATCTGCGACAGAGAAGCCGCTAATTCTGCTCTCCAATGATGCTGGAGCCATGAGTGATGCCGCCTCGAAGGTGGCTTCCAGGAAGCCGTTGCTCCACTGCGCGACTCATGAGAACGCTGAGGATATGGCCGCGGTGGCCAAGGAACTTACATGCCCCCTTGTGGTGAAGAGTGAGAACGGTCTGGATGGCCTTGCAGATCTTGTAGTAACTGTCAAAGGCTGCGGTGTGGAGGACATGGTACTGGACTTTTCCCCCAAATCGCTGAAAGATCTGCTTGAGAAGAACACCATCATCAGGAAGCACTCGGTCAAGAAGACGTTCAGAGGGTTGGGTTATCCCACGATGGTGGACACCTCAGGAAGCGATAAGGCACTGGCTATGGGGCTCATCGCCACCATGAAGTATGGGAGCATCGTGGTCTTCGACGAGCTTGCTCCGGAGCATGCTCTACCTCTGTACGTACTGAGGCAGAATATATTCACGGATCCGCAAGTACCAATTCAGGTGAAGCCAGATATCTACCCCATAAACAACCCGGGTGAGGACGCCCCGCTGATGTTCACCACGAACTTCTCACTGACATACTTCACTGTGATGGGCGACATAGAGAAGAGTAAGGTTCCAGTGTGGCTACAGGTCGTAGATACCGAAGGACTCTCGGTGATGACAGCCTTTGCGGCAGGCAAGCTCACTCCTGAGACCGTGGCTAAGGCATTGAGCGATTCGGACGCATATCAGAAATCCAAGAACGGAAAGATCATCATACCTGGAATGGTCACCAGAATGAGCGGGAAGCTTGAGGAGCTCACAGATCTCAAGGTGGTTGTTGGTCCGAGGGAGTCGAGCGGAATTCCCAAGCTGTTGAAATCGCTTTGA
- a CDS encoding AAA family ATPase — translation MSYVIAIAGKGGVGKSTISSLLVRVLHERSGEVILAVDADPNSNLGQKLGVDVGTTIGGLREKMLENADEIPASMSKQEYVRYHIGLALQEGDSFDLLTMGRSEGPGCYCYINNILRTFMDELMEDYSLVVIDNEAGMEHLSRRTTRRMDALVLISDATKIGIETAARLRDLASNMDIEIRKNILIVNRAPKDIPPALKEAIGSAGFSDVIYIPIDRQVEELTIVGEPLTSLDSTSKALRAVRELALLLR, via the coding sequence GTGTCTTACGTCATCGCTATTGCGGGAAAGGGCGGTGTTGGAAAGTCCACCATATCTTCCTTGTTGGTGAGAGTTCTCCATGAGCGTTCTGGAGAGGTGATCCTTGCGGTGGATGCGGATCCTAATTCCAACCTCGGACAGAAGCTGGGGGTAGATGTTGGGACCACCATCGGTGGCCTTCGCGAGAAGATGTTGGAGAACGCCGATGAGATTCCAGCCAGCATGAGCAAGCAGGAATACGTGCGCTATCACATTGGGCTTGCTCTTCAAGAAGGAGATAGCTTCGACCTTCTGACCATGGGCCGTTCTGAGGGTCCTGGCTGCTACTGCTATATCAACAATATCCTTCGGACATTCATGGATGAGCTGATGGAGGATTACAGCCTCGTGGTCATCGACAACGAGGCTGGAATGGAACATCTCTCACGGAGAACGACGAGGAGAATGGATGCCCTGGTGTTGATCTCTGACGCAACAAAGATCGGCATCGAAACAGCGGCGAGACTCAGGGATCTGGCATCCAACATGGACATTGAGATAAGGAAGAATATCCTCATTGTCAACAGGGCTCCAAAGGATATCCCCCCGGCGTTGAAGGAGGCCATCGGATCCGCGGGCTTCAGTGATGTTATCTACATCCCTATCGATAGGCAGGTGGAGGAACTCACCATTGTAGGTGAGCCCCTCACCTCACTCGATAGCACCAGCAAGGCTCTGCGAGCCGTTAGGGAACTCGCACTGCTGCTTCGCTGA
- a CDS encoding DUF4445 domain-containing protein, with amino-acid sequence MLYSVTFFPKNSTVEVEEGTTLLDSAVKAGVSINAVCGGEGKCGRCRVIVEGAVDSPDTSLINPLDWENGYRLACQSKVRSDLIVFVPHEAQVGEHKILTTFHVAELSDLSPLVSWKYLDLPRPTLDDNLGDLERIERSLGLAHGELDAQLKVLRKLPDVIRSSDWNVSVVLEGEHNLIDIRPGECLRELGLAVDVGTTTVVAALIDMRNGEVLSQASDYNKQIVCGEDVLSRIAFCEDRSVERPQRLVLDTINALISKIQVDIKAREECNLTGDDISSISVAGNTTMIHLLLGLDPRGIRYDPYVPLTNLPPILRAGDVGIEILPQAPVYFVPGRASYVGGDIIADVLASELHTSLETSLLIDVGTNGEIVLGNRDWMVACSCSAGPAFEGGEVAHGMRAMMGAIDSIQLKQGEIEYTTIGGGKPIGICGSGLIDLIAEMFKNRVVDKKGRIQDLNNPRVRMGDEGSEFVVAWAEETAVDGGSPDCPDGRRGDIIITDNDIQNIIRTKAAVYAAASVLLKSVDLAFEDLSQVFVAGGFGNYLDIGKATVIGLLPDLPEDKFVFLGNGALAGARLTLLSETKRREASMVHERMTYFELSTTQAFFDEFSSSLFLPHTDISKFPNVRKMLETSG; translated from the coding sequence ATGTTATACTCAGTTACTTTCTTCCCCAAGAACTCCACGGTCGAGGTAGAGGAGGGGACCACATTGCTAGATTCGGCCGTTAAGGCTGGGGTTTCAATAAACGCAGTCTGCGGAGGCGAGGGAAAGTGTGGCAGATGTCGGGTCATCGTTGAAGGAGCGGTGGATTCCCCTGACACCTCCTTAATCAATCCCCTTGATTGGGAGAACGGCTACCGCCTCGCCTGCCAGAGCAAGGTGAGGAGTGATCTGATAGTGTTCGTACCCCATGAAGCCCAGGTAGGGGAGCATAAGATTCTTACAACATTCCATGTGGCCGAGCTTTCAGACCTCTCTCCTCTAGTGAGCTGGAAGTACCTAGATCTGCCTCGTCCGACTCTCGATGACAACCTTGGAGATCTGGAGAGAATCGAGCGATCTTTAGGGCTGGCCCATGGAGAACTGGATGCCCAGCTGAAGGTACTGAGAAAGCTGCCAGACGTGATAAGGTCCTCCGATTGGAATGTCTCCGTTGTTCTAGAAGGGGAGCACAATCTCATTGACATCAGACCCGGTGAGTGCCTGAGAGAACTTGGTCTTGCGGTGGACGTAGGAACCACCACAGTCGTGGCAGCTCTGATCGATATGCGCAATGGCGAGGTTCTGTCTCAGGCGTCAGATTACAACAAGCAGATCGTCTGCGGAGAGGACGTGCTTTCTCGAATCGCTTTCTGCGAAGATCGCAGTGTGGAAAGGCCCCAACGCCTTGTGCTGGACACAATAAACGCACTCATAAGTAAGATCCAGGTTGATATCAAAGCTCGAGAAGAATGCAACCTGACCGGGGACGATATTTCCTCAATTTCTGTGGCGGGGAATACCACAATGATCCACCTACTCCTTGGTTTGGACCCTCGAGGAATCCGCTACGATCCCTACGTACCTTTGACCAACCTTCCACCGATCTTGCGAGCTGGCGATGTTGGAATCGAGATACTCCCTCAAGCCCCAGTTTACTTCGTACCCGGAAGGGCTAGTTATGTGGGAGGGGACATAATAGCTGACGTTCTGGCTTCTGAACTTCATACTTCACTGGAGACCTCTTTGCTCATAGACGTGGGTACTAATGGTGAGATCGTTCTTGGAAACAGAGATTGGATGGTCGCCTGCTCCTGCAGCGCAGGGCCTGCTTTCGAAGGCGGAGAAGTAGCTCATGGGATGAGAGCTATGATGGGAGCCATCGATTCCATTCAGCTCAAACAAGGCGAAATTGAGTACACCACTATCGGAGGCGGAAAGCCTATCGGCATCTGCGGGTCGGGGCTTATCGACCTGATCGCTGAGATGTTCAAGAACAGAGTGGTTGACAAGAAGGGACGCATACAGGACCTGAACAATCCTCGAGTTCGAATGGGGGATGAAGGCTCTGAGTTCGTGGTGGCCTGGGCAGAAGAGACCGCGGTTGACGGCGGAAGCCCGGATTGCCCAGATGGAAGAAGAGGAGACATCATAATCACCGACAACGACATTCAGAACATCATCCGAACCAAGGCCGCGGTCTATGCCGCAGCCAGCGTTCTCCTCAAGAGCGTTGATCTTGCCTTCGAGGATCTTAGCCAGGTCTTCGTGGCCGGTGGGTTTGGAAATTACTTGGACATCGGGAAGGCAACTGTGATAGGATTGCTCCCCGATCTCCCAGAAGACAAGTTCGTGTTCCTGGGTAATGGAGCCCTCGCTGGGGCCAGGCTTACCCTTCTTTCAGAGACGAAGAGGAGGGAAGCCAGCATGGTACACGAGAGGATGACCTACTTCGAGCTGAGCACGACACAAGCTTTCTTCGATGAGTTCTCATCCTCGCTGTTCCTTCCCCACACTGACATCAGCAAGTTTCCGAATGTCAGAAAGATGCTGGAAACATCTGGTTGA
- a CDS encoding polysaccharide pyruvyl transferase family protein — MEGRCVKVLLVGYNGANNTGSEARLLEIIKDVQEIMGQDVHITVPTLNEVNLRRYLEEKPGLSIEPVSPIYFFDLRRLVKENDLIMLVEGSCYMDTWTSVLLWAFLSASKYAHSYGKPSMAYAVDAGELSKGNEKRVKRDASKTSMIITRTNAAAQRLRDWGVTAPIEATADTAFSFLVDETPKDYIPSIWPEGETGAVGMSVVNFYLWPVVLRPYGRRRLCYRWPYYYSYSRKRQESTEALAKGFAKEADRVVERYDKSIALIAMEALDEPLALDVHRKMKNPKRARVFSSNGYDSSEMTFLLRNLDMLITSRYHASVLSLASGVPQIAVGHDLRLWDLFGDLGIREKRFIGKDSPNLWQWVSENVDHLISDPEEDVRVLLSGNREHLERARKNKELLREFAMKHGMAVKS; from the coding sequence TTGGAGGGCAGATGTGTGAAGGTGCTCCTGGTAGGATACAATGGTGCCAATAACACTGGTTCAGAAGCAAGACTCCTTGAGATAATCAAGGATGTGCAGGAAATCATGGGTCAAGATGTTCACATCACGGTCCCCACCCTGAACGAGGTGAACCTGAGAAGGTACTTGGAGGAAAAACCCGGCCTCAGTATCGAACCAGTGTCTCCAATTTACTTCTTCGATCTAAGAAGATTGGTCAAAGAGAATGATCTCATCATGCTGGTTGAGGGTAGCTGTTACATGGATACCTGGACATCTGTCTTGCTATGGGCATTCCTCTCAGCGTCCAAGTATGCCCACTCGTACGGAAAACCCTCGATGGCATATGCAGTTGATGCCGGAGAGTTATCAAAGGGAAACGAGAAAAGGGTAAAGAGGGATGCTAGCAAGACCTCGATGATAATAACCCGAACCAATGCGGCCGCACAGAGATTGCGGGATTGGGGGGTTACGGCCCCCATCGAGGCGACGGCCGATACTGCATTCTCTTTTCTTGTCGACGAGACCCCAAAGGATTATATCCCCTCGATCTGGCCGGAGGGAGAGACCGGAGCTGTAGGCATGTCCGTGGTTAATTTCTATCTCTGGCCAGTGGTGCTAAGACCGTACGGAAGGCGCCGTTTATGCTATCGCTGGCCGTATTACTACTCATACTCAAGAAAAAGACAGGAATCCACTGAAGCGCTGGCCAAAGGTTTCGCCAAGGAGGCAGACAGGGTCGTGGAGAGGTACGACAAATCGATAGCGCTAATAGCCATGGAGGCTCTGGACGAGCCACTGGCATTGGATGTTCATCGAAAAATGAAGAACCCAAAGCGGGCAAGGGTGTTCTCCTCTAACGGGTATGATTCATCAGAAATGACCTTTCTCCTCCGCAACCTCGACATGCTCATAACCTCCAGGTATCACGCGAGCGTGCTCTCATTGGCTTCCGGCGTTCCTCAGATCGCGGTTGGGCACGACCTAAGACTTTGGGACCTTTTCGGAGATCTGGGCATAAGGGAAAAGAGGTTTATTGGGAAGGATTCACCCAATCTCTGGCAATGGGTTTCAGAGAACGTTGATCATCTGATCTCCGACCCAGAAGAGGATGTCAGGGTTCTCCTATCTGGGAACAGGGAGCACCTGGAGAGGGCTAGAAAGAACAAGGAATTGCTCAGGGAATTCGCCATGAAGCATGGAATGGCGGTAAAATCATGA